Genomic segment of Nodularia sp. LEGE 06071:
CGCAGATATTAGTAGCGATCGCCACTGGACGCATAGCCGACATCGCCCTAGATGAATTGCATCGTCCTCAAACCTTCTTCAACACCTACACCCAAACAGGTTGTACTCGTAACGTTCACTTTGCTTACAAAGCATCAACCGGGGAATTTGGTCAACGCAAAGGTTGCCTATTTTATGATTTAGGTTGTCGTGGTCCCATGACACATTCATCCTGCAACCGCATTTTGTGGAACCGTGTTTCCTCCAAAACTCGTGTCGGGATGCCTTGTTTAGGTTGTACAGAACCAGAATTTCCCTTCTTTGACCTCCAGCCAGGAACCGTATTTAAAACCCAAACAGTCATGGGGGTTCCCAAGGAATTACCGCCAGGTGTCAAACAGAAAGACTATGCCGTATTGACAATGGTAGCCAAAGACGCAGCACCAGCTTGGGCAGAAGAAGACTTTTTCACGGTTTAGAAGTCAGGAAGAAACGAACCACAGAGGCGCAGAGTACACAGAGTTATGAGAATTTGAGAGGCTTCGCCGTGAGCATCAGCCCTTAGCGAAGCTTCCCGAAGAGTACGGTTTTTTGCGTAAGTCTGATTATGCCGTTCTGTACAGGTAGGGTGTGTTATCGCGTAGCGTAACGCCCCAATTCTGATTTTAGGTGCATGAGGAGAAATGTCTGTAACGCACCCTACTAATTACTTAAAAGAGAGGAGAGAGAATGACAATTAAAACACTAGATATTTCGCCTGTTGGTAGAGTCGAGGGCGATTTAGATGTGCGCGTAGATATTGAAGATGGGCGGGTAGTTAACGCCTGGACTCATGCGGAACTGTTTCGAGGATTTGAAATTATTCTCCGAGGTAAAGACCCCCAAGCCGGATTAATTGTCACACCCCGGATTTGCGGTATCTGCGGTGGTTCCCATTTAACTAGTGCATCTTGGGCATTAGATACGCTCTGGGGTACAGAAGTGCCTCGCAATGCAATTTTGGCGAGAAATTTGGGTCAAATTGTCGAAACCATCCAAAGTATTCCCCGCTATTTTTATGGACTGTTCGCTATTGACTTAACTAATAAAAAATACCGTCGCAGTCGCCACTATGAAGAAGCTTGTCGCAGGTTTGCGGCTTACACTGGCAAGTCTTATGAAATTGGTGTGACAATTTCTGCCAAACCTGTAGAAATCTATGCTTTATTAGGGGGACAATGGCCTCACAGCAGTTATATGGTTCCTGGTGGTGTGATGTGTGCCCCGACTCTGACAGACATTACCCGCGCTTGGGCAATTCTGGAATATTTCCGGACTAATTGGTTAGAACCAGTGTGGCTGGGTTGTTCATTGGAACGTTACGAACAAATCCACACTTATGATGATTTCATGGACTGGTTGGATGAAGACCGCAATCATCGTGAGTCAGACTTGGGTTTTTATTGGCGCATGGGTTTAGATATCGGTTTGGATAGATATGGCGCTGGTGTTGGTAAATATGTGACTTGGGGATATTTAGCCCATGAGGATAAATACCAAAAGCCGACTATGGAAGGGCGAAATGCGGCGATGATTATGAAGGGTGGCGTGTATGACAGCTTCAGTGATACTCACTCTTTGATGGATCAGTCTTTTCTGCGGGAGAATACTACACATTCCTGGTACGATGAGGGAACAGCAGATATTCATCCAAGCGATCGCACTACTAAACCCACTGCGAACAATACCAAAGACTTTGAAAATGCCTATTCTTGGTCGAGTGCTGTCCTACACAAAGACTTCGGACGTTTGGAAGCGGGACCTTTAGCCCGACAGTTAGTAGCTGGTGGTAATCACGGCGAATCCTGGCAACACCACGACGGGTTTATTTTGGATGTCTTCAAACAAATGGGCGGTGCTAGTGTTCATGTGCGTCAGCTAGCACGAGTTCACGAACTTGTCAAGTTATATCGCCAAGCGGAACACTGCTTACGCGAGTTTAAATTAAATGACCCTTGGTATATTAAGCCTACAGAAAGAGATGGTAAGGGTTGGGGTGCAACGGAAGCGGCGCGGGGTGCTTTGTCTCATTGGGTTGAGGTGGAGGGCGGTAAGATTAAAAATTACCAAGTGATTGCTCCTGGGACTTGGAATATTGGACCCCGTGACGGTGAGGGTAAACGCGGTCCCATTGAGGAGGCTTTAATCGGGACACCTATTTACGATTCTAGCGACCCTGTGGAAGTTGGTCACGTGGCGCGCGCTTTTGATTCTTGTTTGGTGTGTACTGTTCACGCCCATGATGCGAAGACTGGTGAGGAGTTGGCGCGTTTTCGGACTGCTTAAAAAATGCTGACATCTTGATAGCAGCAATTGGTGATAGTTGCTATCAAGAATTCTTGATTTCAGTTTGTTTAGTACAACACACATTGAGTTACAATAGTTCTACAAGTGGTTACAATTTTACTAGATATACTTTGTGCCTAAAGTCATTGAAATACCTATTGATTTAACTCACTTTGAGCTTCCTCAAGCTGTCCAAGAACGTCTTCAATCTCTATTGGATCGCCAAGAAGCAGGCAAAGTGCTTACCCAAGCAGAACGACGGGAAGCAGAAGGGTTGGTTGAGCTAGCAGAATTTTTATCTCTGTTGCACTTGCGATCGCAGCGTATGATAGAGCAGGAATAAATGGTAACTATTCCAATTGCTTTACGTCGATTAGTCATTAAAAGAGCATCTGATCACTGTGAGTATTGCAGTTTATCCCAAGTAGGTCAAGCAGCAACATTCCATATTGATCACATTACTCCTGTAGTAGCAGGAGGTACAACAACAGCAAATAATTTGGCACTGGCGTGTGTGTCCTGTTCATTACGTAAAGCTGCTCGACAAATGGTTGAAGACCCGGAAACAGGTGAAAAAGTCCTAATTTTTAACCCTCGTCAACAAGTATGGAAAGAACACTTTCACTGGGATGGTGTAAAAGTTGTGGGATTAACAGCTATAGGACGAGCAACCATTAATACACTCAAAATGAATCGTGAAATTATGCTGGCCATTCGGGCAGAAGAGGAATTCCTGGGTCGTCATCCGCCGTCATTCCCTTAGAAGTTAGCAACGATGCATTTTCTGGTTGAGATCATGACAGGATTTTTATCTTTCGTATAGTGAAACACGATTTTCGTAGACACCAGCGCCCAGTTGACTAGCATTGTTCTTCCTTCAGAGATTGCTTGGACTGACTCAATTACCCTCCAGAAACAATACCAAGAAACAGATTTATTAATGTTTTATTAAAAAGTAGCCAAACCAACCAAAATACAAGATGAAGAATTACTATCATCCAAAACTCAACTTGATAGGAAGCTTTGCTACTTTTGTGATGTAATTGGCGTTGGGCAATAAACGCACCTAACCAACCACCCATAAATTCGCATAGATGTAAAGTCTTTTCTTGCACTCTCCATCGTCCTTTCTTTGCACGAGATTTATCGTCAGCGTACAGTGCCAAGGTAATTAAACTCATACAAGGATAAAGGATGAGAGGAATTGGAATGCCCGTACTCAATAAAAAATGGATGGAACCCAAGCCAGGTAGTAGAGATAAAAGTAATGTCTCGAATGCTAATGATGAAGATTTCACCATAGGCTTGGGTTTCAAATTCATAGGTGTGCTAGAAGATGAGGACTGAGATATAGGTTTTGATACAATCATCCCTTCAATCGAAGCATTACACGCGCGTAACTTGCCGTTTTGTTCAACTGCGAGTTGATAACAAATAATATCACCAACTTGGGGACGACGGTTAAGATTTTTAAATGCGCTGATGTGAAGAAATACTTCTTGATTACCAGTGGTGAATTGTATAAAACCAAAACCCTTATCATCTTTCCAAGTAGTTAGTTGCCCTTTGTGTAAAACAGGTTTCATGAACAAGCCGTATATATAGACCTACTTTATAGTATGCCCCTGTTTATACCAATAAATAGCACTAACGCAATTTTTATAAATTGAGCGTCTAAATATTTCTTAAAAACTCGTAGCGTAACACACTAAAATTCATAGAACTAATGCGTTAGGCTAGCCGTGATGCACTTCAACAAAACATAAATTTATAAGGTAAGCTTGTGCCTGATATAGCGTTACATAAATATCTTCCTCGCCTTCCTGAAGCCGCACTGCAAGAATTCATAGAATGGTGTGTTTTGGAACAGGCAAAAGCCGCAGGTTGTAATTTTACTCCAGACCAAAGTAAGTTAAATAACTTGCCACCAGCAGAGTATATTCCTAAGCTAATTGACCAGTTTATGAAAGTTAAACCAGACCCAATTAAAGCCGGGTTAGTCGCTGCAATCGCGGGGAAGGAAGCTGATAAACATGGTTTATCTGGTTTGGCAGTTGTCGCCGATTTTATCGCACTTTATGTCAAGTATTTAATTCCTAAAGAGGGTAATACTCCAGAACAAGCAGAAATGATATTAACTGACGCATCACAAAAGCAGTGTGAAAAATTCACAGAAATTGCTAGCAAATATGGTGTAAAGTTTTAGTTTTAAAAGTTTTGGGCGAATATAATTCGCTACTACTAAGGATTTTAAACCCAGGTTGCTGGGTTTTGTCTGTGTAGCCTCGACTTCTATTCGCCAAGGCTTTACTCTCAGAGGTTTTGTCTGTCTCATCAGTCGAAGCCTCTGATTTAGCAACTCATGATTGCCTAATTTTAAAACTCTTGCTAACTATCATTGGTTGCGGTAACCTCAACCGCAGTGACGACGCTGTAGGCGTAATTATTGCCCAACGCCTACAACAATATCTAACCGAAAATCCCCACCCTGATGTGCGAGTTTATGACTGTGGAACCGCAGGGATGGAAGTAATGTTTCAAGCCAGAGGTAGTAAAGCATTAATAATTATTGATGCAAGTTCTACAGGTTCTGAACCTGGTGCTGTATTTCAAGTCCCAGGAGAAGAACTAGAAGCTTTACCAGAATCTAGTTATAACTTACATGATTTTCGTTGGGATAACGCTTTAGCAGCTGGACGAAAAATATTTGTCAATGACTTTCCCCAAGACGTAACAGTTTACCTAATTGAAGCCGCAAATCTTGATTTGGGACTAGAATTAAGTCCCATAGTCAAATCTGCTGCTGATTTAGTTCTTGAACAATTAACCAAACTCATTAACCAGAATAGATAGACTTAATTAACAATCCAAAATCCAAAATCCAAAATCCAAAATTAACTTACGCCCAATCACGATAAACAGACAGTTCATCTACCCTCATTTCAAAGGGTATACCTTGACTATCTGGGGGACAAACACGGATTTTAGCGCTGCTGATAATGGAGTTTAGTAACGTTCCCATTGGCACGATTTGTCGCAAAACCCGCCAATTAGTAACTTGATCAGGACATTCAATTACCAATGTCATCGCATTAGCGCGAGTTGTGACATACCAGCGACAATTAGAGAGCAGATTTTGAATGATGCGATCGCATCCGTCATAAAAATACCTACTAATAGAATATTCTAGTTGTTGTCGCAGGATAATATCTGCCGATGTCGGCTGCTTAGGATGAGAATCATCACTATTAAAATAAAAGTTATTGTTCGCCATATCTCTTTATGATCCTAGTTATTTGCCAATAGCCATCCCATAGAGAATATCTTTATTGGTTTCTAATAATTCTTGGGTTTCATCATCGTAAAACGCACCAATTCCACTACAATCAATCCCCAAATAATTACTCACCAAATAAATTCTTTGACCGATAAAACCAGCTAATTGCATAGCAGTTTGATAATTGATATAGTTAGATGCAAAAAACAAAGTTACAGCGCCATCTCTCGCGATCGCTTGATTCACACATAAGTAACCTGTTCGTTCCCCGAAATTACCCGCTTTCAGCAGATGCGTACCTTTATATAATCCCGGCGATATCCCCTCTACTCGATGTATAACAGAGTAAATTTCGATGTCCTCAAAATTCTCTGTTGGTATTGATTGTGTAATTTGTCGCCAGATATATAAATAGTCTTCTTGAGAAATAAACTGTTTCCGGAAACGTCTAATAGAACGTCTATTCCAAACAGCTTGATAGAATTTATCTTTGTCCAAGTTAAACTGTGGCTGTTCTAGTAGCTGTGCCGAACTCTGCTGTATAGCAGTTAGTTCATAGCTATGTTCAATAAATTCATTAGCCTCAAAATAATCTGTCCCAGAGACAAAAGGAACCTTCAGCCTTAAACGCCTGACTGGCTTTTCTTGCACTTCACCTGAGATTATCCCAGCAGTAATAAACTCTTTATTTTCAAAGCCTAAAACTGTATTAAGAGCAAGTTTATCAAAGTCAAAAATCAGTTGTATATCTTGGTTATGCAGATAAGCTGATGCTGCGATCGCACCTAAATGATGACCGCTATCTAAAAAGCAATATCTCAGGCTTCTATCCTGATATTTCCAGCTAGACCTATAATAAACACAACTAATTAAAAAAATGCATCCCTTGATACTTTTACCCGGTATAATATAACTTTCTAGGCCATCATCAATTAATTCATAAATCAGAGTTAGACAATTATTCTCAACTTCTAGATGATATATACCATCTATTATTCCCGACATCCCGCGAATTTGCACATAAACTTCCGTAGGGTATAAAGCGCCTGCTGAGGGGTTTACCCGGAGTTTATAAGGGACATCTTTATATGCCTTTTCCAGAGTAACTGCACTGGTTAACCAGATAAAAGAATGCACGGGATTATTGAGATTTAATTTTACCCGCCGATAAAACTTGGGATAAACTTTAAATGCAGTTGGCTGGGTGGAAGCATCTACATAATTGGGATTAATCTGTACAGATAAGTAAGAATGCTTGGTGATATCGTGGTACGCCGTCTCTAAATTCTTACTTTGCGGCATTTTTGAGTAATCCTAAAATCTCTATATTGCTAGCAAAATCTATGGCTTGATAATCGTCTAAGTTTCTTAATTCCAAATTAGGGTTGTGTTGTAGAAGTAATTTAGCCACACCTGTTTTTCCTGCTGATGCTGCATACATTAACACAGTTGCACCATTATCATTTTGATTATTAATGTTAATTTTGGCAGCTAGCAGCAAGCTAATTAACTCGTAATGATTGCCGAAACAAGCAAACCATAAAGCATTATTATTATCATTATTTTTAGCATTAATATTCGCGCCCAAATCAATGAGTTCTTTGACAACTGCATAAACTCCCTCTCTAGTTGCTTTCATCAAAGCCGTATCGCCATTTTCACCTGCTTGATTCAAGTTTTGGGGATTGTAGCCTTTTGCTATCATCCATTGCTTGGTGACTTCACTCAATTTTTGCTTTTTGATCTGATTCATGACTAATCCTTAATATTTCTAGATGGACTCAGAAAGGTGAATAATAGGTTATACCTAGCATTCTTCAGCTAAACATACATTCCTAATGATTAGAGTCGTTTAAACTCTAGCTAGTTAATAGCTTTAAACACCCCTTGACAAAAGTCTGGCATTTATTTGATACCTGAATAAAACAGGTTAATATTAGGACAATGTTCACGCAGATTTCAGTCATTTTATGATTGAATCTATCTGAGGTGCTGCGTAATTTTTAACTGAACCAGAATTAAGAGAGAAATGTCTAAAATAGCCTTGTATCGCTTTTTGTGGAAGTTTAGGTTCACTAGCAACTATTTAGCTTACTTATATATTATCACTCTGATAATTTTAAATTATGAATCATTTATAAAGATCCCAAGACATATTGGGGTTAATTAGCGAAATAAAACCTAAAAATGCAGCCAAAGCTACAGTCATTTAAGAAAAATCAGCTATTGGACATCGACCGAAATTGAATATGCTTTTTCCAAAACCTTTGTCAAGATAATACCTTTGGGGAAGTCTTCGGCTACATGAATGGTTGAAAATTTAAGCGAGTAACAATTTAACTATTATCTGTCAATAGAAACTATCTGTTAAATTTATACAAGATTTGATTTAAATTTGACGAAAGTATGATAGATTTTCATATATCCGGTTCTAGTAGAAATTAGCTATTAGAGGTAACGGGGAAAGTTCGGTGTAATTCCGGCGCTGTCCCGCAGCTGTAAACAGATTTTAGATTTTTATTTTGAGATATGAAGATGGCATCAGACATTCCCAAATCCTAAATTTAAAATTTAAAATTACGTAAGTCAGAATACCCGCCGATAAAAAAGTAACTTTAGCTAAAATCTACGAGGTATAGATGACAGCACAACATACAATATTTGTTTGTACCACTTGTGCGAGTAAGTGGGAAGGTGGGAAGCGTGTTGGTGAAAGTGGTGGAGAAAAATTTCTGAAACACTTGGAAGCACATTATCCCAATTGGGAATTGAACACAGAATTTGTGATTCAACCAGTGAACTGCATGAGCGCTTGCGATCGCTCTTGTGTGGTATCCTTTGCTGCACATGGTA
This window contains:
- a CDS encoding DUF1294 domain-containing protein, with product MKPVLHKGQLTTWKDDKGFGFIQFTTGNQEVFLHISAFKNLNRRPQVGDIICYQLAVEQNGKLRACNASIEGMIVSKPISQSSSSSTPMNLKPKPMVKSSSLAFETLLLSLLPGLGSIHFLLSTGIPIPLILYPCMSLITLALYADDKSRAKKGRWRVQEKTLHLCEFMGGWLGAFIAQRQLHHKSSKASYQVEFWMIVILHLVFWLVWLLFNKTLINLFLGIVSGG
- a CDS encoding nickel-dependent hydrogenase large subunit, coding for MTIKTLDISPVGRVEGDLDVRVDIEDGRVVNAWTHAELFRGFEIILRGKDPQAGLIVTPRICGICGGSHLTSASWALDTLWGTEVPRNAILARNLGQIVETIQSIPRYFYGLFAIDLTNKKYRRSRHYEEACRRFAAYTGKSYEIGVTISAKPVEIYALLGGQWPHSSYMVPGGVMCAPTLTDITRAWAILEYFRTNWLEPVWLGCSLERYEQIHTYDDFMDWLDEDRNHRESDLGFYWRMGLDIGLDRYGAGVGKYVTWGYLAHEDKYQKPTMEGRNAAMIMKGGVYDSFSDTHSLMDQSFLRENTTHSWYDEGTADIHPSDRTTKPTANNTKDFENAYSWSSAVLHKDFGRLEAGPLARQLVAGGNHGESWQHHDGFILDVFKQMGGASVHVRQLARVHELVKLYRQAEHCLREFKLNDPWYIKPTERDGKGWGATEAARGALSHWVEVEGGKIKNYQVIAPGTWNIGPRDGEGKRGPIEEALIGTPIYDSSDPVEVGHVARAFDSCLVCTVHAHDAKTGEELARFRTA
- a CDS encoding HNH endonuclease, coding for MVTIPIALRRLVIKRASDHCEYCSLSQVGQAATFHIDHITPVVAGGTTTANNLALACVSCSLRKAARQMVEDPETGEKVLIFNPRQQVWKEHFHWDGVKVVGLTAIGRATINTLKMNREIMLAIRAEEEFLGRHPPSFP
- a CDS encoding DUF1636 family protein — its product is MTAQHTIFVCTTCASKWEGGKRVGESGGEKFLKHLEAHYPNWELNTEFVIQPVNCMSACDRSCVVSFAAHGKSTYLFGDISPELSPADVAGVFECAGKYHAHPEGLLPWSERPEPLKKGILARIPAVPTP
- a CDS encoding hydrogenase maturation protease, with product MLTIIGCGNLNRSDDAVGVIIAQRLQQYLTENPHPDVRVYDCGTAGMEVMFQARGSKALIIIDASSTGSEPGAVFQVPGEELEALPESSYNLHDFRWDNALAAGRKIFVNDFPQDVTVYLIEAANLDLGLELSPIVKSAADLVLEQLTKLINQNR
- a CDS encoding nitroreductase family protein; the encoded protein is MPQSKNLETAYHDITKHSYLSVQINPNYVDASTQPTAFKVYPKFYRRVKLNLNNPVHSFIWLTSAVTLEKAYKDVPYKLRVNPSAGALYPTEVYVQIRGMSGIIDGIYHLEVENNCLTLIYELIDDGLESYIIPGKSIKGCIFLISCVYYRSSWKYQDRSLRYCFLDSGHHLGAIAASAYLHNQDIQLIFDFDKLALNTVLGFENKEFITAGIISGEVQEKPVRRLRLKVPFVSGTDYFEANEFIEHSYELTAIQQSSAQLLEQPQFNLDKDKFYQAVWNRRSIRRFRKQFISQEDYLYIWRQITQSIPTENFEDIEIYSVIHRVEGISPGLYKGTHLLKAGNFGERTGYLCVNQAIARDGAVTLFFASNYINYQTAMQLAGFIGQRIYLVSNYLGIDCSGIGAFYDDETQELLETNKDILYGMAIGK
- a CDS encoding ankyrin repeat domain-containing protein — encoded protein: MNQIKKQKLSEVTKQWMIAKGYNPQNLNQAGENGDTALMKATREGVYAVVKELIDLGANINAKNNDNNNALWFACFGNHYELISLLLAAKININNQNDNGATVLMYAASAGKTGVAKLLLQHNPNLELRNLDDYQAIDFASNIEILGLLKNAAK